The Pirellulimonas nuda genome includes a region encoding these proteins:
- a CDS encoding ammonia-forming cytochrome c nitrite reductase subunit c552 → MNLHTNRRPARRRGPVRSGMSAAALLMLAFLAAAIATALVAWVLVIMFGHKQAERQPFVRVAEVTEISTDPIPWGQNWPHQFDGWKSTAGDKFYGGSNAMPESKLDEQPWLKRLYAGYAFSIDYRKARGHAYMLYDQGVTERVTKKPQAGACLHCHGSISVLYRKVGLEALGEPADDAALSAGFNMAAVQKGFEEVSTKTYEEVLNMLKQMPDGTPDENEPVFPQAPDGGFQGEMAGQPVPKDHPVIGEAHPVTCIDCHDPGTMAIRVTRPGFVNGIAALAAGDAPVPHLPSIEKWRRGDRAKQYDPNADASRQEMRSFVCGQCHVEYYCANKMTLEFPWKNGLRMEDEEKTWEETKFPNGEAFYDYVQAETGAHVFKAQHPEFELWSQGIHARSGVSCADCHMPYQRVGAMKVSNHHVRSPMENLNAACQNCHHTSESDLRTRIETIQGRNQELLERAAGAMTDMLDAILEAKAAGADEAALADALTLQRKAMWRLDYISSENSRGFHADQEAARILGESIDYSRQAQAAALRLRAPDAPDIEEAKTDSVEGVTPTQPTEEERPAE, encoded by the coding sequence ATGAATCTACATACCAACCGCCGCCCCGCCCGACGCCGAGGCCCCGTTCGCTCCGGCATGAGCGCCGCCGCCCTGTTGATGCTGGCGTTTCTGGCCGCGGCCATCGCGACCGCGCTGGTGGCGTGGGTGCTGGTCATCATGTTCGGCCACAAACAGGCAGAACGGCAGCCGTTCGTCCGCGTGGCGGAGGTGACCGAGATCTCTACCGACCCCATCCCCTGGGGCCAGAACTGGCCCCACCAGTTCGACGGCTGGAAGTCGACCGCCGGCGACAAGTTCTACGGCGGCAGCAACGCCATGCCCGAGTCGAAACTGGACGAGCAGCCGTGGCTGAAGCGGCTGTACGCGGGCTACGCCTTCAGCATCGACTACCGCAAGGCCCGCGGCCACGCCTACATGCTGTACGACCAGGGGGTCACCGAACGCGTCACCAAGAAGCCGCAGGCCGGCGCGTGCCTGCACTGCCACGGGTCGATCAGCGTGCTGTACAGGAAGGTAGGCCTGGAGGCCCTCGGCGAGCCGGCCGACGACGCGGCGCTCTCCGCGGGGTTCAACATGGCGGCGGTGCAGAAAGGGTTTGAAGAGGTCAGCACCAAGACCTACGAGGAGGTGCTCAACATGCTCAAGCAGATGCCCGACGGCACCCCGGACGAGAACGAGCCCGTGTTCCCCCAGGCGCCCGACGGGGGCTTCCAGGGCGAGATGGCGGGCCAGCCCGTGCCGAAGGACCACCCGGTCATCGGCGAGGCGCACCCGGTGACCTGCATCGACTGCCACGACCCGGGCACAATGGCGATCCGCGTCACCCGCCCCGGGTTCGTGAACGGGATCGCCGCGCTCGCGGCGGGGGACGCCCCCGTGCCGCACCTGCCCAGCATCGAGAAGTGGCGCCGCGGCGACCGCGCCAAGCAGTACGACCCCAACGCGGACGCCTCGCGTCAGGAGATGCGGTCGTTCGTGTGCGGGCAGTGCCACGTTGAGTACTACTGCGCCAACAAGATGACGCTCGAGTTCCCGTGGAAAAACGGGCTGCGGATGGAAGACGAGGAGAAGACTTGGGAAGAGACCAAGTTCCCCAACGGCGAAGCGTTCTACGACTACGTGCAAGCAGAAACGGGCGCCCACGTCTTCAAGGCGCAGCACCCGGAGTTTGAGCTTTGGAGCCAGGGGATCCACGCCCGCAGCGGCGTGAGCTGCGCCGACTGCCACATGCCGTACCAACGCGTCGGCGCCATGAAGGTGAGCAACCACCACGTCCGCTCGCCGATGGAGAACCTCAACGCCGCGTGCCAGAACTGCCACCACACCAGCGAGTCTGACCTCCGCACGCGGATCGAGACCATCCAGGGCAGAAACCAGGAGCTGCTCGAACGCGCCGCCGGCGCCATGACCGACATGCTCGACGCGATCCTCGAGGCCAAGGCCGCCGGGGCGGACGAGGCGGCGCTGGCCGACGCGCTGACGCTGCAGCGCAAGGCGATGTGGCGGCTCGACTACATCAGCAGCGAAAACTCCCGCGGCTTCCACGCCGACCAAGAGGCGGCGCGTATCCTCGGCGAGTCGATCGACTACAGCCGACAGGCCCAGGCCGCGGCGCTCCGGCTGCGGGCGCCGGACGCGCCGGACATCGAAGAGGCCAAGACCGATTCGGTCGAGGGGGTGACCCCCACGCAGCCCACCGAAGAAGAGCGCCCAGCCGAATAG
- the nrfH gene encoding cytochrome c nitrite reductase small subunit, with protein MSKTTPATTPARRIGVLAIAVAAMFGVLGGLGVFTFGYGGGAAYLGHDPAACANCHVMRDPYDTWQKSSHHAVAECNDCHLPHHPIMKWVVKADNGFFHSLAFTTGDFKDPIQIKPRNSRVVQQACVYCHADLVDHMLPAEAGGDMLSCVHCHASVGHAQTIAPRRSNQPAP; from the coding sequence TTGAGCAAGACCACACCAGCCACGACCCCGGCCCGACGCATCGGCGTCTTGGCGATCGCGGTCGCGGCGATGTTCGGCGTGCTCGGGGGGCTGGGCGTGTTCACGTTCGGCTACGGCGGGGGCGCCGCGTACCTGGGGCACGACCCGGCCGCGTGCGCCAACTGCCACGTGATGCGCGACCCGTACGACACCTGGCAGAAGTCGAGCCACCACGCGGTCGCCGAGTGTAACGACTGCCACCTGCCCCACCACCCGATCATGAAGTGGGTCGTCAAGGCGGATAACGGCTTCTTCCACTCCCTGGCGTTCACCACCGGCGACTTCAAGGACCCGATCCAGATCAAGCCGCGCAACAGCCGCGTGGTGCAGCAGGCCTGCGTCTACTGCCACGCGGACCTCGTCGACCACATGCTCCCCGCCGAGGCGGGGGGCGACATGCTCTCCTGCGTCCACTGTCACGCCAGCGTGGGACACGCCCAAACCATCGCCCCGCGCCGTTCTAACCAGCCCGCGCCATGA
- a CDS encoding ABC transporter ATP-binding protein, whose translation MIEIQNFRKTYGDFVAVEDLTLSIGAGEMFGFIGPNGAGKSTTIRFLATLLRADSGQATVNGHSVTDDPVNVRRSIGYMPDMFGVYDGMKVWEFLDFFSVAYEIPRDQRKAIIGDVLELLDLTHKRDDYVNGLSRGMKQRLCLAKTLVHDPPVLILDEPASGLDPRARLEVKALLKELRKMGKTILISSHILTELADVCTSIGIIERGKLLLAGPIGAVYRQIQRNRHLEIRFTGAPDAGVSLLRSDPKVQNVQVDARSCTVELAGDDADVARLMRQLANAEVGLVSFADKEPNLEDVFMMVTKGLVT comes from the coding sequence ATGATCGAGATTCAGAACTTCCGCAAGACCTACGGCGACTTCGTCGCGGTCGAGGACCTCACGCTCTCGATCGGCGCGGGGGAGATGTTCGGCTTCATCGGCCCCAACGGCGCCGGCAAGAGCACCACCATCCGTTTCCTGGCCACGCTGCTTCGGGCCGACAGCGGCCAGGCGACCGTCAACGGCCACAGCGTCACCGACGACCCGGTGAACGTCCGCCGCAGCATCGGCTACATGCCCGACATGTTCGGCGTGTACGACGGCATGAAGGTGTGGGAGTTCTTAGACTTCTTCTCGGTGGCGTACGAGATCCCCCGCGACCAGCGCAAGGCGATCATCGGCGACGTGCTGGAACTGCTGGACCTGACCCACAAGCGCGACGACTACGTCAACGGCCTCTCCCGCGGAATGAAGCAGCGGCTCTGCCTGGCCAAGACGCTGGTGCACGACCCCCCCGTGCTGATCCTCGACGAGCCCGCCAGCGGCCTCGACCCCCGCGCCCGGCTGGAGGTGAAGGCGCTGCTCAAAGAGCTGCGCAAGATGGGCAAGACGATCCTCATCTCGAGCCACATCCTCACGGAGCTGGCCGACGTCTGCACCAGCATCGGCATCATCGAACGGGGCAAGCTGCTGCTGGCCGGCCCCATCGGCGCGGTCTACCGCCAGATCCAACGCAACCGCCACCTCGAGATCCGCTTCACCGGCGCCCCCGACGCCGGGGTCAGCCTGCTGCGCAGCGACCCCAAGGTGCAGAACGTGCAGGTCGACGCCCGTAGCTGCACGGTAGAGCTCGCGGGCGACGACGCAGACGTCGCCCGGCTGATGCGGCAGCTCGCCAACGCCGAGGTCGGGCTGGTCTCCTTCGCGGACAAGGAGCCCAACCTTGAGGACGTGTTCATGATGGTCACCAAGGGGCTGGTGACGTAA
- a CDS encoding hemolysin family protein gives MISDPLFWLGIAAAVFACIAATAARALEDFSRRELQELSQREEQPERYGEILRGHKQVALGVEMLEVVGTCVLIAALALWAVRRWGDGNPPPWPIVLAGGVVLGLILTVLKVWLPWSISRLYAAPFLYNTWGLWRRLGVVLSPLTLFARVLDTALHRIAGRTPSGADEETFGEEIRTIVTEGHREGLLEEEARGMIEGVIELGDADVAEIMTPRTDMHMIPVEIAWDDLLADVIAAGHTRIPVYETSRDDIVGVLYVKDLLPEFAKGDGAQRPSLRDLVRKPLFVPETKAVDDLLQMFQQTRTHIALVLDEYGGVAGLVTIEDVLEEIVGEIVDEYDEEAEQEIVGLSEGVCEALGRAHVDEINDALSVELPEDGDYDTIAGFVFTELGRVPVPGESVLYHEAVRVTVLEATKRRIDRVRVERLSDRGNGAAE, from the coding sequence ATGATCAGCGACCCGCTGTTCTGGTTGGGGATCGCGGCGGCCGTGTTCGCGTGCATCGCGGCTACCGCGGCCCGCGCCCTGGAGGACTTCTCCCGCCGCGAGCTGCAAGAGCTCAGCCAGCGCGAAGAACAGCCCGAACGTTACGGCGAGATCCTCCGGGGCCACAAGCAGGTCGCCCTGGGGGTCGAGATGCTCGAAGTGGTGGGCACGTGCGTGCTGATCGCGGCGCTGGCGCTGTGGGCCGTCCGGCGTTGGGGAGACGGCAACCCGCCCCCGTGGCCGATCGTGCTGGCCGGCGGCGTGGTGCTGGGGCTGATCCTCACGGTGCTGAAGGTCTGGCTCCCCTGGTCGATCTCGCGTCTGTACGCGGCGCCGTTCCTCTACAACACGTGGGGCCTGTGGCGCCGCCTCGGGGTGGTGCTCAGCCCGCTGACGCTGTTTGCCCGGGTGCTCGACACCGCCCTGCACCGCATCGCGGGCCGCACCCCCAGCGGGGCGGACGAAGAAACCTTCGGCGAAGAAATCCGCACGATCGTGACCGAGGGGCACCGCGAGGGGCTGCTGGAAGAAGAGGCCCGCGGCATGATCGAGGGGGTGATCGAACTGGGGGACGCCGACGTGGCGGAGATCATGACCCCGCGTACCGATATGCACATGATCCCGGTCGAGATCGCCTGGGACGACCTGCTGGCCGACGTGATCGCGGCCGGGCACACCCGCATCCCCGTGTACGAGACCAGCCGCGACGACATCGTCGGCGTGCTGTACGTCAAAGACCTGCTCCCCGAATTCGCTAAGGGAGACGGCGCCCAACGGCCCTCGCTCCGCGACCTGGTGCGCAAGCCCCTGTTCGTGCCCGAGACCAAGGCGGTCGACGACCTTTTGCAGATGTTCCAGCAGACCCGCACGCACATCGCGCTGGTGCTGGACGAGTACGGCGGCGTCGCCGGCCTGGTGACGATTGAGGACGTGCTGGAGGAGATCGTCGGAGAGATCGTCGACGAGTACGACGAGGAGGCCGAGCAAGAGATCGTGGGACTCAGTGAAGGGGTCTGCGAGGCGCTCGGCCGGGCCCACGTCGACGAGATCAACGACGCCCTGAGCGTCGAGCTCCCCGAAGACGGCGACTACGACACCATCGCCGGCTTCGTCTTCACCGAGCTGGGCCGCGTCCCCGTGCCGGGCGAGAGCGTGCTGTACCACGAAGCGGTCCGCGTGACCGTGCTCGAAGCGACCAAACGCCGCATCGACCGCGTGCGCGTGGAGAGGCTGTCGGATCGGGGCAACGGCGCCGCGGAGTAG
- the ybeY gene encoding rRNA maturation RNase YbeY yields MEVGLFWKHDSRADGPGAAAMMRIKQAALAANEVSGELLRQVDVAIVDDPTIHALNLKHLGHDYPTDVLSFDLGKVGQVVVSYDTALANAAEYGVDTEQELLLYVIHGVLHLAGFRDKTEAEAADMRRAEAEALQRCFPSAPGNEPQPERDPDE; encoded by the coding sequence ATGGAAGTTGGACTCTTCTGGAAACACGATTCACGCGCCGACGGCCCCGGCGCGGCCGCGATGATGCGGATCAAGCAGGCCGCGCTCGCGGCGAATGAGGTCTCTGGCGAGCTCCTCCGTCAGGTCGATGTGGCCATCGTCGACGACCCCACGATCCACGCGCTCAACCTCAAGCACCTAGGGCACGACTACCCGACGGACGTCTTGAGCTTCGATCTGGGCAAGGTGGGGCAGGTGGTGGTGAGCTACGACACGGCGCTCGCCAACGCCGCCGAGTACGGCGTCGACACGGAGCAAGAGCTGCTGCTGTACGTCATCCACGGCGTGCTGCACCTGGCCGGCTTCCGCGACAAGACCGAGGCCGAGGCGGCCGACATGCGACGCGCCGAAGCCGAGGCCCTGCAGCGATGCTTCCCCTCGGCGCCCGGCAACGAGCCGCAACCCGAACGAGACCCCGACGAATGA